A genomic region of Torulaspora delbrueckii CBS 1146 chromosome 7, complete genome contains the following coding sequences:
- the ECM29 gene encoding Ecm29p (similar to Saccharomyces cerevisiae ECM29 (YHL030W); ancestral locus Anc_4.15) gives MSSSQVSEEKERDLVAKVELRLALADSAEKFQQGLDTFVAPLLLKLASPHASVRQAVFNVLKDILARLSSLRDVKVPVEKLISQAQSPAVLPNQDDGPVRLYSLLLASKGIDRLDSTEARFLVPLAMRHISGLPRTASARMFHALCKLLLKWVPPLKGSKEEDETREYLALDDKDDLNFLLQKFTQFFLLVPAKADPQSGIIPRGYSCPGLCSDDVSFFTYEAGVSFTKEQMLRFKSAIYKFTTNGLVKDDQQLLIFLSVASTDSSDLSDSAIQHLKRLDTPHEEAHFINFMIGLYTGNKTTGAPPVKHELQERILGMLSKSVLATSNSTQVSRICSIGMHSQYPKLRSLSLIFIRHVAKHNYQSLVEQQEGSMSIAPLIRNNLHEEGWPRLQLGSSTPNFAATLNFRRLQYETLGDILRKDPTLLPDLSYIEFLLDSLKGDLSEFRPSIQEALISLTATLPVINDASKERLKLLIRKVMADDYEIDSAETKEQKEAIMACRYVCIKFCNAIYPFDNAEARMINVWGTSRNNKFDVIEEAYKGLHPYWFRVNQALNTTEFKSTSDLLASKINETSFPHFKDFVSLVLKELESAARVPSSSIFKTLNVAVRFSKQCLVSEAVHGMKSVVIQDEDWSVRIEKALEVDEIVQQQVYGLLVNTEGEWLTRFLHLLGNEFMTNDKGTHFSSFHYHDPIFGETLLALTRYCNSNTLSSLKKLIPQFYTYLGTMAISNFENLELAANVLGVIAVNVPYSEDVKEILATLEHATESEISPSLLANSYIVPRMILKAVPETDIVLRRLTEKLMSLMRLCRNNNLVIRLLSQVTKFGSLNTLDQETRNLFLSQASEYLQTKLINNSVAAEVWGFLSIYKANDESFTSQLDKLWESHVSKQIDFLFSTGEALSVMAGGWHSGYLLQQLDVLNISQERLQEIYDEEKLQVVMDRVLESCDSTKPSLRKASCIWLLSLVQYLKGNDIILKRSSEIHLRFMRFLADRDELIQESAARGLSLTYEMGDENLKEGMIKGLLRSFTDTKSANNMTAGSVAGETELFDADVLKTNDGSIRTYQDILNLSSEVGDPSLVYKFMSLSRSSQLWSSKKGIAFGLGAIMSRSSLQELLLKDQATATKLIPKLFRYRFDPYPAVARSMSDIWNSLITDSPAVISQYFDLILEELLTGMGNKEWRVREASTLALLQLVQSQPRDKFEASILNIWTMAFRAMDDIKESVREASTRLTTGLSQILASSINVNEGVKPEAAEEILKQILPFFLGVKGINSDAEEVRNFALKMLLDLIKNSGDATRPFAVELVYDFTLLFSAIEPQAINFLSLNANNYKIDTNAIDLYRRNSISNSPLMDAIGKLINNSDSSLMDGHVSSAIRAAKNSVGLPSKXXXXXXXNFLVKKYQLALKPLSGKLLKSCMNAIDDRNQSIKVAFAIAFGYIFHVTSLDKAVKYAKQLSDSYFSGDRDIKMVVGTAIESTFKYAFPEFENVASIFMPLLFIASNDSEQETSTYFERIWTEASTSGSGTVKIYLDEIMKVLKLHIGSTDFSVRRTCGKSISVLCDKVDHSVSQKLINNLFLITIESLSGRSWEGKEVILEALESLTTKFKDHVEQNNDLRTKLSQVFDREVSRKNESYVRKAFFPYCSFFSTFPESESVQKLIEITGQLLHPADQNVADTGLEEDSGNKRMKPDSEISRKSSKQNIEREEFAIKLLKSFTNICKAVRKSKEQQFTLIKFAIEETVRLFENHFILYTWRSQAAACEIGQEITSSLDSGVDPRLEKLLLEFWSKLFESNGTKEAIENVKIQTIKLGASLKKHAPGLRFQIESDLRGLSELDPTSRIENELRNIGL, from the coding sequence ATGAGCAGTAGCCAAGTTTCAGAGGAAAAAGAGCGAGATTTGGTAGCGAAAGTGGAATTGAGGTTGGCACTTGCTGATAGCGCCGAGAAGTTCCAGCAGGGATTAGATACATTTGTCGCCCCACTGTTGTTGAAACTAGCTTCTCCTCATGCTTCTGTTAGACAGGCAGTTTTTAATgttttgaaggatattTTAGCAAGATTGAGTTCTCTGAGAGATGTGAAAGTACCAGTGGAGAAATTAATATCACAAGCTCAAAGTCCAGCTGTCTTACCAAATCAAGATGACGGACCTGTTCGTTTATACAGCTTGCTACTTGCCTCCAAGGGAATTGACCGTCTGGACTCAACAGAGGCAAGATTTTTAGTACCATTGGCTATGCGCCACATTTCAGGTTTACCTCGAACAGCATCTGCAAGAATGTTCCATGCATTATGCAAATTGCTGCTCAAATGGGTTCCACCACTTAAGGgctccaaagaagaagacgaaacTCGCGAGTATCTCGCActtgatgataaagatgacttgaacttcttgttACAGAAGTTCACTCAGTTTTTCCTGCTTGTACCAGCAAAAGCAGATCCACAGTCCGGCATCATCCCAAGAGGTTATTCGTGTCCCGGTTTGTGCTCAGATGatgtctctttcttcacgTATGAAGCTGGAGTCAGCTTCACTAAGGAACAGATGCTGCGTTTTAAAAGCGCCATCTATAAATTTACTACCAACGGATTAGTTAAAGATGATCAGCAACTGCTAATATTTCTATCTGTGGCTTCCACAGACTCCAGTGATCTGTCCGATTCCGCTATTCAACATTTAAAGAGGTTGGATACCCCTCATGAAGAAGctcacttcatcaatttcatgatAGGTTTGTATACAGGCAATAAGACAACGGGCGCACCACCCGTGAAACACGAATTACAAGAACGGATATTGGGAATGTTGAGCAAGAGCGTACTTGCTACATCTAACTCTACCCAAGTATCCCGCATTTGCTCCATAGGAATGCATTCGCAATATCCGAAGCTCAGATCTTTGAGCCTGATTTTTATTCGTCATGTTGCCAAACATAACTATCAGAGTTTGGTTGAGCAACAAGAAGGCAGCATGAGTATAGCGCCACTCATAAGGAATAATTTGCATGAAGAAGGATGGCCCAGGCTGCAACTGGGCTCTTCAACCCCAAATTTTGCGGCCACTCTCAATTTTAGAAGACTGCAATATGAGACGCTAGGTGATATTCTTCGGAAGGACCCCACTCTGTTACCTGATTTGTCATACATCGAGTTTCTCCTTGATTCACTCAAAGGAGATCTATCTGAATTTCGGCCCAGCATACAGGAAGCATTAATTTCTTTGACAGCGACCCTTCCTGTTATCAATGATGCATCGAAGGAAAGactcaaactcttgatcCGGAAGGTCATGGCTGATGACTACGAAATTGACTCTGCAGAAACCAAGGAACAAAAAGAAGCGATAATGGCGTGCAGATATGTTTGTATTAAGTTCTGCAACGCTATTTATCCCTTTGATAATGCGGAAGCTAGAATGATAAACGTCTGGGGTACTTCCAGGAATAATAAATTTGACGTCATTGAGGAAGCGTATAAGGGCCTACATCCGTACTGGTTCAGAGTTAACCAAGCTCTAAATACAACGGAATTTAAGTCAACGAGCGATCTATTGGCGTCTAAAATAAATGAAACTTCTTTTCCAcacttcaaagatttcgTCTCTTTAGTGTTGAAGGAGCTTGAATCCGCGGCCAGGGTACCgagttcttcaatcttcaaaacaTTGAATGTTGCCGTTCGGTTCAGTAAGCAATGTTTGGTGTCCGAGGCTGTACATGGAATGAAATCAGTTGTTATCCAAGATGAGGATTGGTCAGTCAGGATTGAAAAGGCCTTGGAGGTAGATGAGATAGTTCAACAGCAAGTTTATGGTTTACTTGTAAATACCGAGGGTGAATGGCTAACCAGGTTCCTACATTTGTTAGGCAACGAGTTTATGACAAACGACAAAGGAACGCATTTTAGTTCCTTCCATTACCACGATCCTATTTTTGGCGAAACATTGTTGGCTTTGACTCGTTACTGTAACTCCAATACTCTCAGCTCCctcaagaagttgattcCACAATTCTACACTTACCTTGGAACAATGGCTATCAgcaattttgaaaatttggaacTTGCAGCCAACGTTCTGGGAGTTATTGCTGTTAACGTTCCTTACTCAGAAGATGTCAAAGAAATACTCGCCACCCTCGAGCATGCCACTGAGTCCGAAATCAGTCCTTCTTTACTTGCCAACTCTTATATCGTTCCTAGGATGATACTCAAAGCAGTCCCTGAGACGGATATAGTACTTAGGAGACTTACTGAAAAGTTGATGTCATTAATGCGTCTCTGCAGGAACAACAATTTAGTCATAAGATTGCTAAGTCAGGTAACAAAGTTTGGCTCGTTAAACACTCTAGATCAAGAGACCAGGAATCTGTTTCTATCACAAGCTTCTGAATATCTGCAGACAAAACTTATAAACAACTCGGTAGCTGCAGAGGTCTGGGGTTTTCTTTCCATATACAAAGCTAATGATGAATCCTTCACATCACAACTGGACAAACTATGGGAATCACACGTTTCAAAGCAAATAGATTTCTTATTTTCAACTGGTGAAGCTTTGAGTGTAATGGCAGGTGGATGGCATAGTGGATATCTATTACAGCAGCTTGACGTTCTTAATATATCTCAAGAGAGGCTGCAAGAAATTTACGATGAGGAAAAGCTTCAAGTTGTTATGGATAGGGTGCTTGAGAGTTGTGATTCTACTAAACCCAGTCTCAGAAAGGCATCATGCATTTGGCTGCTGTCATTAGTTCAGTACCTGAAAGGAAATGATATTATTTTAAAGAGATCTAGCGAAATTCACCTCAGATTTATGAGATTCTTAGCTGATCGAGATGAACTCATCCAAGAGTCAGCTGCTCGAGGCTTGAGCTTAACTTACGAAATGGGCGATGAGAACTTGAAGGAGGGCATGATAAAAGGTCTCTTGAGATCTTTCACTGACACCAAAAGTGCGAATAACATGACCGCGGGGTCCGTTGCTGGAGAAACTGAGTTATTCGACGCAGATGTGCTGAAAACTAACGACGGTTCTATTCGCACTTACCAAGATATTCTTAATTTGTCTTCAGAAGTTGGCGATCCTTCTCTTGTTTACAAGTTCATGTCGCTATCCAGAAGCTCACAACTTTGGTCGTCTAAGAAAGGTATTGCTTTTGGTCTTGGTGCGATCATGTCTAGGTCTTCTTTGCAGGAACTTCTACTCAAAGATCAGGCAACTGCTACTAAGCTGATTCCGAAACTTTTCAGGTACAGGTTTGATCCTTATCCTGCTGTAGCTCGGTCAATGAGTGACATATGGAACTCTCTAATAACCGACTCACCTGCTGTTATTTCGCAATACTTCgatttgattttggagGAGCTCCTTACTGGCATGGGCAACAAAGAATGGAGAGTTCGTGAAGCAAGCACCCTAGCCCTATTACAGCTAGTTCAATCTCAACCGCGGGATAAGTTTGAGGCCAGTATTCTTAATATATGGACAATGGCTTTCAGGGCTATGgatgatatcaaagaaagtgTCCGAGAGGCGAGCACGAGGCTTACGACCGGATTATCGCAGATACTGGCTAGCTCAATCAACGTCAATGAAGGGGTGAAACCTGAAGCCGCCGAGGAAATTCTGAAGCAGATTCTGCCCTTCTTCCTTGGGGTCAAAGGAATCAACAGTGATGCAGAAGAGGTAAGAAACTTTGCCCTAAAAATGCTACTGGATTTGATTAAAAATTCTGGCGATGCCACTAGGCCATTTGCTGTTGAACTTGTTTACGACTTCACTCTCCTTTTTTCTGCAATCGAACCTCAGGCTATCAATTTTCTCTCATTGAATGCCAACAACTATAAAATTGACACAAACgcaattgatctttacCGAAGGAATAGCATCAGCAACTCGCCTTTGATGGATGCCATCGGAAAATTGATAAACAATTCTGATTCGTCATTGATGGATGGTCACGTAAGCAGCGCAATTAGGGCCGCCAAAAATAGTGTGGGCTTACCATCAAAANNNNNNNNNNNNNNNNNNNNNAATtttttggtgaaaaaatatcaactGGCTTTGAAACCCTTGAGTGGCAAGTTGCTGAAGTCCTGCATGAACGCCATTGATGATCGGAACCAATCTATCAAAGTAGCATTCGCGATCGCATTTGGTTACATTTTCCATGTCACTTCATTAGATAAGGCTGTGAAATATGCCAAGCAGCTTTCGGATAGCTACTTCTCTGGTGATAGGGATATTAAAATGGTTGTAGGTACTGCTATTGAGTCCACTTTCAAGTATGCTTTCCCGGAGTTTGAAAACGTCGCTAGTATATTCATGCCCTTATTGTTTATCGCATCTAATGACAGTGAGCAAGAGACAAGCACCTATTTCGAAAGGATTTGGACTGAAGCCTCAACTAGTGGCTCTGGCACGGTCAAAATTTATTTGGATGAGATTATGAAAGTTTTAAAGCTGCATATCGGCTCGACGGACTTCTCCGTCAGAAGAACATGTGGTAAATCCATATCAGTTCTATGTGATAAAGTGGATCATTCTGTAAGCCAGAAGCTTATCAATAACTTGTTCCTTATCACTATTGAATCATTGTCTGGCAGATCATGGGAAGGTAAGGAAGTCATTTTGGAAGCTTTAGAGTCCTTGACTACAAAGTTCAAGGATCATGTCGAACAGAATAACGATTTAAGAACAAAATTGAGCCAAGTATTCGATAGAGAGGTCTCACGTAAGAATGAGAGCTATGTGAGGAAGGCTTTTTTCCCATACTGCAGCTTTTTCTCCACTTTCCCAGAATCAGAATCGGTTCAAAAGCTGATAGAAATCACTGGTCAACTGCTTCATCCTGCCGACCAGAATGTTGCTGATACGggtcttgaagaagatagtGGGAATAAGAGAATGAAGCCAGATTCTGAAATTAGTAGAAAGTCTTCGAAGCAAAACATTGAACGTGAAGAATTCGCAATAAAGCTCTTGAAGAGCTTTACCAATATTTGCAAAGCCGTGAGAAAAAGCAAAGAACAACAGTTTacattgatcaagtttgcaattgaagaaactgtgCGACTGTTTGAAAACCATTTCATCTTGTACACATGGAGGAGCCAAGCGGCTGCTTGCGAGATCGGTCAAGAGATTACGAGTTCCCTTGATAGTGGTGTAGACCCAAGACTCGAAAAACTGCTGCTTGAGTTTTGGTCTAAGTTGTTTGAGAGCAATGGGACGAAGGAAGCAATagaaaatgtcaaaatACAAACTATAAAGTTGGgagcttctttgaagaaacatgCTCCTGGGTTGAGATTCCAAATTGAGTCAGATCTGAGAGGACTATCTGAGCTCGATCCAACCTCGCGAATCGAAAATGAACTCCGCAATATTGGACTATAA